The DNA sequence CATAGatattcttatttcatccattttAGTGAGGATCCATTCTTCTGCGGACTTGGGCCAGCATCATATCCCACAATGCATTGCACCACCAATAGTCGTAAACAGATGAGGCGAGCGTAGACACTTAGCATTTTCATACTTTTCTGTATTTGTCGCAGAAACTTTTGACATGTTTTAAGCATAGAAGTATAACTAAAATTTTTATGTGACCAGTCAGTTCATCCACAATGGGCAACCTTTGAAATATGTTCTGGGGTTTTGGGAGCACCACAGCTTAGTTCACAAGCCGGTCAGCCTGCGAAGCTAAgttaagctaaactaaactaagtgGAGTTGGAATGGGATCTCACCTCTAACCCCTGCCTTATCTCGGATAGGCACGCTGTCATTTCTTGCTACCTGATTTCTGTTTGTGGCCGCTGAAAGTGAGATAGTACGCATTTTTAGGTATAAGgtgaataactgcaagtaccaaattataaaatgtatgattttcttcctaattttttaatacttttactcagtttacatatttcatttgtgtcacattatCCTCCCAACATTTTTGGCATCTTCACCCTCAAGACTTGACATCGTCTTCTCCCCTTCTTcctcatgttcttcatttaattatttgctgATGTTTTGACTAGTGCTgtcaatagattaaaaaaattgaGAGATTAATTAACTATAATCTGTAATtaattgatctaattaatcTCCTTTTTAATCTCACCTAAAAATTACTGAAAAAGGCCCTTAAGTCGGTTGAGatatttcaatttaaatttGTTACATTATTGTGGTAAATCAAAAGATTGATATATAACAAAAAAGTGGTTTTATGaagtaatttattgttttgaacAGATGCAGTTCTAGCCATTTACATTCCGCTGTGTTTGAGACTAGTCCCAAGTGCTGCTTTCAACTTGTAGTTTCTGTCACTAGGGCAGAAATATTGctgagctctttttttttttatttccaaataattttaaaatgaaaacatcaggTCTGTATAAAATGCTGTAAGTTGAACATATAAAATGGCAAGAACACTTTTATGAACAATAAAATTATTGAACACTGAACTTGTTGCTTTTCCTCTgctttaaataacaaaataaataaaacagacctATCAATCACAATGCTGTAAGCAAGCACACCAAAAATAATTGTTCatcataacaaaaataaagtgctGAAACAATCAATTCTAGTAGGCAGTGGACATAGCAGCTTTGCTGACCTCATGCctcttatttcttcttcttcagccaGTCGCTGAGACAGACCAACTTGGTCACATTTTCTGGGAGCAAAGCTGCCCTTTTCTTTTGTACTACGTGGCCTGCAAGGTTAAACGGTCTTTCACAAGGTATGGAGGTTGCCGGGGAGGCCAGGTACTTGCGTGCTAGGGCTGACAGCTTTCCATAGGCTCCTGAGTGAGCATACCACCACTGCAGGGGACAGTCATCAATACTGATGCTGGGCTCTCCTCTGTAGCGCTGCAGCTCTCCAGACATCATTCCATCTTCTTCTGAGTCAGAGTCAGACCCCAGCAGGAGAAcgctcctcctcttcttctgagCTGGTTCATCATACTCTGTGGAGGGCTGGAGAGTAGCTTCTCTTCTGGGCTCTGCTGCTTGGAGCATGTTCTCCAGACTGGTCCACacctaaatgaatgaatgaattaatagaTGGTTGAGTGAGTGACTATCATTAACACTAAGTGCagtagatgtttttttattttatgaagcactttgtgttgcatttcttatgtgtgaaaagtgctatataaataaatttttgtgGGATaaattggactctttcatccaGCTTATCCTTATAGTTTTTACCtgttccctcttttctcttggAAGACATTTCAAATCCTTAAAACGTGGATCCAGTGCTGTGGCCAACTTGAACCATGTCTCATTGGCATCAGCTCGGCGTGCTGCCAGGTCCCTCTGGAACGCGTTCTTGAACTTTACCACATAGGCTGGATCATCATCAGTGATGTCCATGACACGGTCCAGATGGCAAAAAGCAGGCAGCACTACAGAGCAGGAGACGTAGGCCTCACCACCCAGCAGATCAGTCAAATACCTGCAGAGGTGAATAagtttgcaaaaataaacttaGCTGGATATTTAAACTAAAGTGTCACTGATTTCCAATTTAATTGTTCTGAAATGTAACTACCTAACGTGTGACAATAGTTTTTGATTATAATGGATGTGTTTATTTGGGCTTACCTGCATGGTTCAAGCAGGACCTCCAGCCTCTGCAGTTTCCCCCACTCAGCTTCGTTTGGCATGACCAATCTGTGGTTCTGTTGGTCCAATGTAGCCTGGATAGCTTCTCGGTTGCATAGGAGGCGTGAGACCATTGCTAGTGTTGAATTCCACCTGGTCGGTACATCTTGTACAAGTTGCTCGCTTTTTTTTCCAAGTGCTACTTGTTGCTGGTTAAGTTCTGTGGTACTCGCAGGGCTTTGTTTAAAATGGCCAACAATCTTGGGGCACTTTGCCAGTACACCGGCAAACCCACTACTATCGAGGCAGACCGTGATGGTCCTCTGGAGAAGGTGAGCATTGCAGGCGATGTGCTCGTATGGAAGGGTTCTCATAGCAGCCAGCATGTTTGCTGCATTGTCTGTACCAATGGTGGATATCTTGTTTTCAATTCCCCAGTCATGTACCACCTTGAGGAACTGTTCGACACATTTATCAGCAAAGTGCCTGGTTTCTGTTTTCATGACGGTCAGTGCAAATGAGTTGAGGTTCCACTCACCATCAATAAAGTGTCCGGTCACTCCCAAATAGCTGTGATTGCCAGCTGAGGTCCATTGATCTCCGGTTATAGCAACATAGTTGGGCGAGTCGTTCACCAAAATctcaagtttgtttttcttttcaccatCGTACATCTTGCCGATTTTGGTCGTCAGTGTCGACCTGGACGGTGGCTTGTATGACGGGTCATTGGACGCAGTTTGCAACACCTCTGTTAACCCCTTGTCTTCCACTATATTTATCGGCCTGCAGTTCAACGCTATCCACTTGGCAAGAACATTTGTCAGCCTGTCGGTTGCAAACTTGCTCATACGTGGGGTGTTCTCTTCGAGTTTAGTTTGGTGAAGAGCTTTGCTGTGGCTTGCTAAATTGCTAATGTCTTTGCTGCTAACATTAACTGTGGCGGCGGCACTCGCGACCGGGTGCTTTGCATTGATGTGGTAGGCTAAACTTGAGCTGCTTCGGTGGTAAGCAAACTCCTTCTTACAAATAAGGCATATCACTCTACCTTTATCAATGGTGCCGTCGGGGTGTTTTTGGAATGTAAATTTCCCATTCATTGGACCGACAACTCTCACATGCTCCTCCATTTTCGCGTCTCTTCTCCGCTACTCACTTGAGCCTATCAGCTCATACAAACCCATGACAGCCAATCAATGTCCACTTCAGGGTGTGACTGACCATTGTTTTCCACCCTCAACAACTCAAGCGCAAGAAGCccaatgcataaaaaaacagatttcataAAAAGGGGACTCTCATAAAGAAATAGTAGAGTTGGAGATTAAAAATTAGATTAAcacaattaaaaaacataacGCGCTAAGCATGACTGTAATTAATTAATCGCAATTAACGCGATAATTTGACACCCTTAGTTTTGACATCCAAGAtatcaattccctgtacttGCTGACTGTATCTGTAATTTCAATAAcgtttttactaaaaacatttttctacatttgtgCTATATATGTGAAATGAGCTTACCAGAcggtaataaaagaaaaatttgtGTGTTCATAAGTGTTTAGTAGTGCCAAGTGCAGTTTGCGGGATTTGGTTGGCattacatttttgctttgtattatgttagcccttgcagcaagaaggtcctgggttcgatttcagcctggggtctttctacatggagtttgtatgttctccccatgcatgcgtgggttctttccaggtactccggcttcctcccacagtccaaacacatgactgttaggttaatttgtctctctaaattctccttaggtgtgtgtgtgtgtgtgcatggttgtttgtttgtcctgtctctgtgttgccctgcggtggactggcgacctgtccggggtgtaccctgcctcttgcctgatgactgctggagataggcaccagtagACCCTCGCGACCCGAAAAAGATAAAcgggttggatggatggatgatgttaACCACTTAAGATCAAAGGATTGAGGTCCAAACTCTGCTTGTGGACATCTTAAGGCagtttagaaaattattacatttaattatttttcctgACAGGTTTGTCAATTGATTTTATCCAGAACGAGTCTTCTGCAAACTCACTTATCTGATTGTAGAGACTGAATTagattattttgcttttgtctaCAAATGTTTACAAGGTAAAAATATGAGAGATTCAAATTTGGAAAAGTGGTCTATcctcctgaaaaaaaaataaaaaacaagagttCACACAAGGTGGGTTTACAGGAAGTCAAacttagagattttttttttctgttatgtatAAGGAACGGTTAAAGTGTTTGATCACCATGGTATACAACATACATACATGCGGTTTCTATGAATTTGACCCAAAATTATTTTGGGGACATACAAAAATTTATTTGAGTTGAgagattacaaaatgtgaaaatttattgaaaatatcaaaaatgtaAGGAGAAAAACCATATATTCTATATTCTGGTTGTTGCTGTTATTTgccacaaaactgaaatttaacCGCCACTAACAGGTAACAGGAAATGACAGCCTGCTTATCCGACATACGATACGTGAGAGGGGAAACCCCACTCCAACTGCTCAGTTAGTTCAGCAGTCAAGGCGATCTGTGAACCGAACTCTGCTGTTTCGAAAACCCCAGTCTAAATTTCAAATTATGCTCAATGTTGATAAACTCACTGGTCAGATAACATATTAAGGTCTATTTTCTTGCTTAACacatctggaaaatatttaatttagcgACAACGTCATGATAGTATAACAACTTGAAGTTTCTGCCCTTCCCTTCTCTGTTTAGGACCACGGACCACATCACCCATGATTCCTTgatgactttcattccatatattagGACTTTAATTCTATATATTCatgattcattccatatattcagactttcattccatattttcaaggttcattccatatattcagatttttgaatatgaatataaataatttcctgaaTGGCATGCCATActgagtgtatatatatatatatatatatatatattgtacatcattttcttttttgtaaaattacTTTGGGTTTAGCGAATCAGCTTGTTTTGTCTCACTGAAGACCTTGTAATGAATGTGGCATGTTCATTACAAGGTCTCCACACCATAGTACGAAAAGCTAAATTGAAGCTAAGCTAAGTTATTATAAGGATAGTATTTATTTACAGTTCAATTAATATTTTTGGTGTGCTTACTAACATGAAATTGTAAGAAGGTTTTAGAGTTTCAGAGAGAAATAACTCCCTTTACTGATCTAAACACACTTTGACTGCTGTCTGCACATGGAGCGATGGGGGAAGGCAGACTGTGCTGCTATCATGATACTGACTCAGCATGCTTTGGAATCTATTCGATTTGTGGATATTCTTTGCTTTTACCGTGTCTGGTATGAATAATTAGTAATTATAAGAAAACAATGATATCAAATGTGTTGAGGCCACTGTACTGCAAATTGCTGTAGATGATTTAAAATCTATACGATCCAGATTAACCAGAATTCTTTGTTAATCAATGAGTTATTGTGGATCAGTTAGACAATAGCTTGTACTTTTAAAATTGTAGGACCTTAAGGTCCTTCGCTCTTTATACTGGCTTTTTCCCTGCTTGCAAACCAAAGcattttttgtcaaaaacaaCCTCTGCTACAATACGATCACTTCATCACCTTAAAGAACAGTAAAGAGCCATAAAAATACcctaataatttaatttaggcAAGGTCTTGAGTACAAATATTGATAGCAAAATTAAAGTTGAAACTCAAAccattttaaggtttttcacATCAAAACCAGAAACAATCTCTGATCCTTTAAAGAACAAGAAGCAACATTTTTTACATGTCTTTAAAAAACAGGTAAAATACACAGAAGGTTTGCAAGAAACCCTGAGCAGATCTTTATTGGTGTCATAAGAATTATGAGTTTGGGAAGCAGCCTGATGCTACTAATCAAGAGCACTGATCATGAGCAAGTGTGAGCAGCTCTATAAAAGCTGACATTTCCACAGAGGCCTGCTCTAGAGAGTTGTGTGTGTTAAGTAAATCCCAAGGAGGAAAGAAGAATGAGAAGCAAAACACGCCACATTGAGAATATTCAAGTCAGTGGCCAATATCCCCAGTAGTCGCTATCTTAGCATATTCACCCCAAGGTCAGCCTGTGCAGTGTTCAGATAAATTACAAACCCCCAAAGAGACACAGCTCAGAGTCTTCAGGCCTTAGCTGGTGTGTTAGGTCATGACAGTACAACCAGGGAAGGATGATGTGTTTGGAAGCATTGccaggttaaaaaaaagcaaacatggcTCCACACACAAGGTTTGCAAAGGTGTGTTTGAATGAACTACAAGAAAGAAGTGGAGAGGTTTAGTTCCATAATGCACAGTAGCAAATTTGATCAAAAGAAAAGTAATAACCTTacaccaactgtcaagcaaTGCAGTTGGGGGGGAATAAACTGGACACCTTGCAATAATTAAGTCTAATATAAATTTATCTGAATATGAAAGTCTTGGAGAAAGAAATGTAAGTCCTCATATTAACATCTCAAGTTTCGCTGAAACTTGGTCTTTAAACAtgacatttcaacctggaaagactcacataatggagaaacaacaagatgaccgttaaagagtttattaatgaaagattatttctttggcgctggTTTGGCTTCTttggtttgaataaacatcttaggattatgattagctACGTCTTCCCCCCAAAAGGGCCGAGGCCAGGCTGAGGCTGAACTGAAGGAAAAGGAAATTGGTAATGAATAATCTAAAATGAGCGGGGAGTGAAATTTCAGACCAAAAAACTTTTAATGGATTAGTCTCAAATGGGCTTACCTGAGTTATGCCTGAAGAGGCGTGGATGGCCGATGACAGGTCAGACGAAGATGGGGCTGCACCTGACCGGGCATCAAGGTGGTTAGATGAATGCCTGACGAGGCGTAGGATTGAGATGCCTGCCAAGGCATGTTCAGAAACGGTGTGAGTGAGCCTGACAAGACTGAATGAAGTGCCTACCTAGGCATGTTTgaaaacgcctgccaatggcgtgagtgagcctgacaaggctgaatgaaacgcctgccaatggcgtagaTGATATTTCGTGCCGCCGAGGCATCAAGAAACAGAAGCATTGCCGCGGAGGCAATGAGAAATGCATGCATTGCTGCGAAGGCAAGGGGAATGATGAAGAGTTAAGCAGAGAAGGCAAGGACAGTGAAGGAGAGGCCAGTGAGGGAGAAAGAGAGGAGAATTGAACCTatgagaagaaaaatgatgaaGATAAATGAGGATGATGTGATGGTACCTGATAAGAAGAAGCATGAATTGAGGACTAGGGAGAGGAGTTTATAGATAAAGTTCATCTCTTAGGCGCTCAGACCCCGGTGGAAGATATGGATGCcgataatgacatgagcttgaatggacAACTAGGATTAGAATTGCAGAAGTCTTACCCCCAAAAATGGCCGAGGTCGGGGCTGAGACTGAAATAAACAGTATGGGAGTTAGTATGAGTGAAGTTGGTCTGATTGACGGGCGTGGAGAAGGGATGATCTGAGCCTGAAAGATAGCAAAGAAAATTAGTGAGCCTGACAAGGCGCATAAAAGGCTGgactgtgcctgacaaggcgtggagagggatgaggcgtgtgcctgacaagacgtagagagggatgaggcgtgTGCCTGACGGATGAGGCATGTGCCTGACAAGGTGTagagggaggaagaaagaaGGCAAGAAGGAAGGCGCTGGAGAGAACAGATTTGAAATAAGGCAAAAAACGGCCAGAGCAAAGGGTCATGAGAAGATTTTTACTGAGGGGGAGTATAATAGATCTCCGGGAATCAGGCTATGGAATGCAATGTTTTGAGATGCCTTTGAGGAGAAGTTAATGCGTAATGAGTGAAAAAGGCTCGGAGTGGGCTCAGGAAGATGATCTTTCGATAAAAATTGATGCCCGCTAAAAGGCTGTGTAGGGGAGCTTAAAACGGTGGTGTTCAAAACAATGACAAATGAAAGCTAAGATGATAACATGTCATCGTACTTGGTTTACATTCATGTAAACCAAGTACGATGACATGTTATTAGCAGAGTAAAATTTTTCAAAGTTTTGCCAAGCGAAGGAATAAGGTTTGAAAGTAGAAGGAGCTTGACCTGAGATACAGCAGTGTTTGGCAGATTGtgaaagaggaaggagagagagGAATAATTGGAGTAGGGTAAAAGTAGGCTGATGGACAAAAACGGCGGAAGACCTGAAAATTTTAAACGAGACAGGGCATCAGCGACTGAATTAGAATAACCTGGAACATGACAGGCAGAAATGATGAAGTTATGAGTTACGGCCAGCCAGGATTCGACAGAGGTAAGAGCTACGTACGTGAAATGAACTTACTAATATTGTCTGTTCAAAGATTGTTTAGTaagagtttgtttttttgctgcgACAGTAATGCAGCTAATGATTAATTTTGAAAACACTTATTCCCGGAAGGTGCTGTAAATCGATTGTCTCAAACTGAACAATGCAGCACCGACCCGatatgcagagagaaagtgtgctCCACGATTAGATGGGATAAAATATAGATAAGATGTATattaaaacagtaaatggtTCCTTAGCGCTTGGTTAATAAGGGAAGAAGGTTGGTATAAATGTTCCAATGCataaatgaatatttagatattctacggagcaaacaggttgcttttaaaagtacatACCCCCAGTAGAGGGAGCCAATGCGAAGGTTTTCTAGTTACAATATAATAAGCTaagtaaagtcacagacaattaaaataatttgcgttgcatttattttattgtacagagaaaatatagaagGCAATGGTTACAAATTTAATACATATATGTGGTAAAAGCACTCAAGGGAAAGACTGTCAAGGATAAACGGGGGTTGTAATAATTTAaggtaaataattaatttatggTAAATTATAAGGTAAAAGATTTAAAGTAGCATATTGTTAGACTTACTGAAGGTATTTATGTTCTGTATATTGTTTAGCTAtaatgatgtgttcacatgcaagGTTCTGACAACGAAAGGATTGAGAACCATCCGTTTGAGACACCATCTTTTTAACCGAGATGGTACGGACCGTGAAGAACTGAAACGCGTCAACCGAGAGAACTACGTCGCTGTAAAAGGAAGAGATATAATTCCAGTTTGTAAGGAGACTGGAGCGGGAAGCCACCAGTTTGAGTTTGGCCGGGCAGAGTGCTGGaacaaagaaagagaagaacaaAGAGTGCTCTGATGGCCACAGGAATCAGAGGTGGCTTTCGTTATGACAAAATTTCAGTGGCGAGAATAAACCAGTCTAGGCAGACTCCTGATTGAGCAAGTATGGATGCAGCTTTGGCAGAGAAGGATTTGTGATATTGATAGAAAAATCtggaagccatgtttgaaatgtaGGTCGACGATGAGGGACGGATAGGTATCGCGCTTATTTTATGCTCAGTTAACAGAGCAGAAGATgtctctgaaatgcttaaaggcgGCCGAAAGCTCGCCAAAGGGGATTCTTAGAAAAGTGGGGAGCCATCAGGGAAAGCGATACAGTGGTCAACCTCGGGAGATagtaaaatgagagaaaccagattgAGCGGCCCCTGCAGGATTTGGAGTGGAGCCTGAGTGAGATGTTAGAATGCGAGGGAGTATATGATCTACCTGAATGTAAAAGCGGAGTGGGAAACACAGCGTGCTTAAAGGGCATATGGATGAGGAAACAGTTGAGAAAAGAGAATGAAGTGATAGATCTCACCCTTAGAGACGAGACAGGATGAGCGTTCCGATGGTGAATGTCAGTGGGAGGGGCCAAGGAGCAGGTTGAACGTTGGTGGAGCGGAGAAGAGGAAGTGCTGATGTGGCAGAAATGGAGGCGAACTCCCAGAAAAGCTGGCTAAAAGAAGATATGAAGCTCTGGAGGGAATCCATGgacgagatgaatgaagcagggaagattgtgggatgaccggagtagaagaagacgtcGAAGCCTGGGGAGCGGGAAGATTGGTTTGAGAGACGAGATCGGAGGAGAACCACTGCAGAAGTTGGGCCGGGTGACGCGGCGGCGGGAGGCGGGGTCCAGGCAGGGCGCTTAGTAGGAGTATTGGAGGAGTTCTTAAGGCGTTTCCACTTGCCTGGAGCTGAGATGAGGGGAAAAGGGGCCATCAAGCCAGGAGGCCAGTCGAACGCTCCTGAAAGCAGAGGAGGGGGAAGGAGGAGGGCAGGATTCGTCACGAAACAATGCGAGGAACCGCCAAGTCGCCAGAAACTAGTCGGACATGTCGCAGCTGATCGTCAAAGCTCAGAGGAAGAGcagtgtcttccatgcagaagaCACTGGTCTCATCAGATTCCTAGACATGGTTCAATTAATCCATGTCCTTAGTATGCTTCTCCTCTGCAAACTGTTTGCCAGCTTTATTCTGCATCATATTTAGagactttttttatatatacaaaaatatatatatatatatataacaatcctcactgagagcaaagtgttcaggagtcaaattccttgtttgtctgtacaaacttggcaataaagctgattctgattctgaccagGATTAGAAAGTGTGAGAGAAAAGACCACatttaacacacctgctcctcattcacacctaaacCTTGTAACACTAACATTTCACATGACACAAGGGAGGAAAAATGGATATTTGGGCATACATTGGGAAGATTTTTATTTCCTATATTTGTCAACTCTGACATGCCCACTGAGGCCTTTAGCAATTCAGAGAAAACCTTGTCCAGTGATAGGACCTCACCACCaagagacattttaaatattctgaCCAAGGTGAACTTGCCTTCCTCTAAGTCTTCAAACTCTCCTTCACCATTTTGAAGATTATGACTAAATTTAAGTGATCCTAGGTCACTCAATAATATCAGTTAagtcaactttaaaaaaaaaatattttctcagcACTGTTGGTCTTTATTTCTCAGTAGATTGACAGGAATGAgatgaagacatgcagcaaatgtgcCTGGACCGTGTGTTTGACGACTGAATTCTCTGTTCTTAACCCCTGCACCACCACTGCATCCAGAGGGTCAGCATTTTTAAGCTAAACCAAGTACAGTTATTGTCCTTTTCTGTTTAATCCAGTAGTCTGC is a window from the Girardinichthys multiradiatus isolate DD_20200921_A chromosome 15, DD_fGirMul_XY1, whole genome shotgun sequence genome containing:
- the LOC124881854 gene encoding E3 SUMO-protein ligase ZBED1-like, with product MEEHVRVVGPMNGKFTFQKHPDGTIDKGRVICLICKKEFAYHRSSSSLAYHINAKHPVASAAATVNVSSKDISNLASHSKALHQTKLEENTPRMSKFATDRLTNVLAKWIALNCRPINIVEDKGLTEVLQTASNDPSYKPPSRSTLTTKIGKMYDGEKKNKLEILVNDSPNYVAITGDQWTSAGNHSYLGVTGHFIDGEWNLNSFALTVMKTETRHFADKCVEQFLKVVHDWGIENKISTIGTDNAANMLAAMRTLPYEHIACNAHLLQRTITVCLDSSGFAGVLAKCPKIVGHFKQSPASTTELNQQQVALGKKSEQLVQDVPTRWNSTLAMVSRLLCNREAIQATLDQQNHRLVMPNEAEWGKLQRLEVLLEPCRYLTDLLGGEAYVSCSVVLPAFCHLDRVMDITDDDPAYVVKFKNAFQRDLAARRADANETWFKLATALDPRFKDLKCLPREKREQVWTSLENMLQAAEPRREATLQPSTEYDEPAQKKRRSVLLLGSDSDSEEDGMMSGELQRYRGEPSISIDDCPLQWWYAHSGAYGKLSALARKYLASPATSIPCERPFNLAGHVVQKKRAALLPENVTKLVCLSDWLKKKK